The following are encoded together in the Azospirillum lipoferum 4B genome:
- a CDS encoding SDR family oxidoreductase: MVEIKRKAVLVTGAGKRIGRAIALDLAGQGWDVAVHYRSSREEADAVVAEIGRAGGRAMAFAADLDREAEVKALVPAVTEQLGPLTLLVNNASRFERDEVADVTRESWDAHMEANLRAPFVLSQDFALRLPEDERGLIVNIIDQRVWNPTPHFISYTLSKMGLWALTRTMAMALAPRIRVNGIGPGPILRNDRQTEEEFSAQWDSTPLRRGSTPEEICAAIRFLIAAPAVTGQMIALDGGEHLGWAQPTHGFVPSE, translated from the coding sequence ATGGTCGAGATCAAGAGGAAAGCGGTCCTGGTCACCGGGGCCGGCAAACGCATCGGGCGGGCCATCGCGCTCGATCTGGCAGGGCAGGGGTGGGACGTCGCCGTCCATTACCGAAGCTCCCGCGAGGAGGCCGATGCCGTCGTCGCCGAAATCGGTCGGGCGGGTGGCAGGGCCATGGCCTTCGCCGCCGACCTGGACCGCGAGGCGGAGGTGAAGGCGCTGGTGCCCGCGGTCACCGAGCAGCTCGGCCCGCTGACCCTGCTGGTCAACAACGCCTCCCGCTTCGAGCGCGACGAGGTCGCCGACGTCACCCGCGAATCGTGGGATGCGCATATGGAGGCGAACCTGCGGGCGCCCTTCGTGCTGTCGCAGGATTTCGCCTTACGGTTGCCGGAGGACGAACGCGGGCTGATCGTCAACATCATCGACCAGCGCGTGTGGAATCCCACTCCGCATTTCATCTCCTACACCCTGTCGAAGATGGGGCTGTGGGCGTTGACCCGCACGATGGCGATGGCGCTCGCCCCGCGCATCCGCGTGAACGGCATCGGCCCCGGTCCCATCCTGCGCAACGACCGCCAGACCGAGGAGGAGTTCTCCGCCCAGTGGGACTCGACCCCGCTCAGGCGTGGGAGCACCCCGGAGGAGATCTGTGCCGCCATCCGCTTCCTGATCGCCGCCCCGGCGGTGACCGGCCAGATGATCGCGCTGGACGGTGGGGAGCATCTGGGATGGGCGCAGCCGACGCATGGCTTCGTTCCCAGCGAATAG
- the pgsA gene encoding CDP-diacylglycerol--glycerol-3-phosphate 3-phosphatidyltransferase translates to MLTSLPNLLTLSRIAVIPVVVGLFYVPEAWAAYTACSLYAAACITDWFDGYLARAWAQESVIGKFLDPIADKLLVAATLIMLAGFHRLTGLSILPAVVILLREVLVSGLREYLAGLHVGVPVTWLAKWKTTIQMIALGFLIVGDYGPAELPVTIIGTVGLWIAAALTFYTGWDYMRAGLTHMMAEQPAKPGSARSARSAG, encoded by the coding sequence ATGCTGACCAGCCTGCCAAACCTGCTGACCCTGTCGCGCATCGCGGTGATCCCGGTGGTGGTCGGGCTGTTCTATGTGCCGGAAGCCTGGGCCGCCTATACTGCCTGCTCGCTCTATGCCGCGGCCTGCATCACCGACTGGTTCGACGGCTATCTCGCGCGCGCCTGGGCGCAGGAAAGCGTCATCGGCAAGTTCCTGGACCCCATCGCCGACAAGTTGCTGGTCGCGGCGACGCTGATCATGCTGGCGGGATTCCACCGGCTGACCGGCCTGTCGATCCTGCCGGCGGTGGTGATCCTGCTGCGCGAGGTGTTGGTGTCGGGCCTGCGCGAGTATCTGGCCGGCCTGCATGTCGGCGTTCCGGTGACCTGGCTGGCCAAATGGAAGACGACGATCCAGATGATCGCGCTGGGCTTCCTGATCGTCGGTGATTATGGTCCGGCCGAACTGCCGGTGACCATCATCGGCACGGTGGGTCTGTGGATCGCAGCGGCCCTCACCTTCTACACCGGGTGGGATTACATGCGTGCCGGACTGACCCACATGATGGCCGAACAGCCGGCGAAGCCCGGTTCCGCCCGTTCCGCCCGCAGCGCCGGTTGA
- a CDS encoding RSP_7527 family protein: MNTIFNEVRDPRSHQEIMLAARRMRAEYLRELFGKLRATLSGDRAGHGPAALSPSAR, translated from the coding sequence ATGAACACGATTTTCAACGAAGTCCGCGATCCCCGCAGCCACCAGGAAATCATGCTGGCCGCCCGCCGGATGCGCGCCGAGTATCTGCGCGAGCTGTTCGGCAAGCTGCGCGCCACCCTGTCCGGCGACCGTGCCGGCCATGGCCCGGCGGCGCTGAGCCCGAGCGCACGCTGA
- the uvrC gene encoding excinuclease ABC subunit UvrC, with the protein MSETQSSAPQAPVATEPADAADVMSAADAAAGESGAARPKRRPADINRGVEIIREHLKTLPQTPGVYRMLAGDGAVLYVGKARNLKRRVTNYTQVGKLPVRLQRMVAETETMEFVNTHTEVEALLLESNLIKKLMPRYNVLLRDDKTFPHIMITRDHDYPQLTKHRGARGRDADYFGPFASAGAVNRTITALQRAFLLRNCADTVFASRTRPCLQYQIKRCTAPCVERVSPAEYRAQVDQARAFLAGKSRDIQTEFADRMIAASDAMDFETAARYRDRIRALTAIQAHQDINVEGVVEDADVIAAYAEGGVTCIQVFFFRGGRNYGNRAYFPSHDKAAETEEVLAAFIAQFYENKAAPPLVLVSHALPELDLLSEALAVRAGHKVELAEPKRGEKRRIVEHALTNAREAHGRRLAESSSQARLLDGVAAVFGMDAPPERVEVYDNSHIQGAHAIGAMIVAGPDGFIKNAYRKFNIRSEGAAGDDFAMMREVLTRRFGRAVKEDPERSLGSWPDLVLIDGGLGQLNVALEVFAELGIDDVTLVGIAKGPDRDAGREHFFMENRPPFQMEPRDPVLYFLQRLRDEAHRFAIGTHRAKRTKAIGKSPIDEIAGIGPARKKALLHHFGSGAAVARAGLADLEEVEGINRAVAKKIYDHFHPDG; encoded by the coding sequence ATGTCCGAAACGCAATCCTCCGCCCCCCAGGCTCCCGTCGCCACGGAACCGGCAGACGCCGCCGATGTCATGTCCGCTGCCGATGCGGCGGCCGGCGAAAGCGGTGCCGCACGGCCGAAGCGCCGCCCGGCCGACATCAACCGGGGCGTCGAGATCATTCGTGAGCATCTGAAGACCCTGCCGCAGACGCCGGGCGTCTACCGCATGCTGGCGGGCGACGGGGCGGTCCTGTATGTCGGCAAGGCGCGCAACCTGAAGCGCCGGGTGACCAACTACACCCAGGTCGGAAAGCTGCCGGTCAGGCTCCAGCGCATGGTCGCGGAGACCGAGACGATGGAGTTCGTCAACACCCACACCGAGGTGGAGGCGCTGCTTCTCGAATCGAACCTGATCAAGAAGCTGATGCCGCGCTACAACGTGTTGTTGCGGGACGACAAGACGTTTCCGCACATCATGATCACCAGGGACCACGATTATCCGCAGTTGACCAAGCACCGTGGCGCCCGCGGGCGCGACGCCGATTATTTCGGCCCCTTCGCCTCGGCGGGGGCGGTGAACCGCACCATCACGGCGCTGCAGCGCGCCTTCCTGCTGCGCAACTGCGCCGACACCGTGTTCGCCAGCCGCACGCGGCCCTGCCTGCAATACCAGATCAAGCGCTGCACCGCGCCCTGCGTGGAGCGTGTCAGCCCGGCGGAGTATCGGGCGCAGGTCGATCAGGCCCGCGCCTTCCTGGCCGGCAAGAGCCGCGACATCCAGACGGAGTTCGCCGACCGGATGATAGCCGCCTCCGACGCCATGGATTTCGAGACGGCGGCGCGCTACCGCGACCGTATCCGCGCGCTGACCGCGATCCAGGCCCACCAGGACATCAATGTCGAGGGGGTGGTGGAGGATGCCGACGTGATCGCCGCCTATGCCGAGGGCGGCGTGACCTGCATCCAGGTCTTCTTCTTCCGCGGCGGTCGCAACTACGGCAACCGCGCCTATTTCCCCAGTCACGACAAGGCGGCGGAGACGGAGGAGGTGCTGGCCGCCTTCATCGCCCAGTTCTATGAGAACAAGGCCGCGCCGCCGCTGGTGCTGGTCAGCCACGCCCTGCCGGAACTGGATCTGCTGAGCGAGGCGCTGGCGGTGCGCGCCGGCCACAAGGTGGAGCTGGCCGAGCCCAAGCGCGGCGAGAAGCGCCGGATCGTCGAGCACGCACTGACCAACGCGCGCGAGGCGCATGGGCGGCGTCTGGCCGAAAGCTCCAGCCAGGCGCGGCTGCTGGACGGGGTTGCCGCCGTCTTCGGCATGGATGCGCCGCCGGAGCGGGTCGAGGTCTACGACAACTCCCACATCCAGGGAGCCCATGCCATCGGTGCGATGATCGTCGCCGGGCCGGACGGCTTCATCAAGAACGCCTACCGCAAGTTCAACATCCGGAGCGAGGGTGCGGCCGGCGACGACTTCGCCATGATGCGCGAGGTGCTGACCCGCCGATTCGGCCGGGCGGTGAAGGAGGACCCGGAGCGCAGCCTGGGAAGCTGGCCCGATCTGGTGCTGATCGATGGCGGGCTGGGCCAGTTGAACGTGGCACTGGAGGTGTTCGCGGAACTGGGGATCGACGACGTGACTCTGGTCGGCATCGCCAAGGGGCCGGACCGCGATGCGGGCCGAGAGCATTTCTTCATGGAGAATCGCCCGCCCTTCCAGATGGAGCCGCGCGACCCGGTGCTGTATTTCCTGCAACGGCTGCGCGACGAGGCGCACCGCTTCGCCATCGGCACCCACCGGGCCAAGCGGACCAAGGCCATCGGAAAGTCGCCCATCGACGAAATTGCGGGCATCGGCCCCGCCCGGAAGAAGGCGCTGCTGCACCATTTCGGCAGCGGGGCGGCGGTCGCGCGGGCCGGGCTGGCCGATCTTGAAGAGGTGGAAGGGATCAATCGTGCCGTTGCGAAAAAGATATACGATCACTTCCATCCCGATGGTTAG